A portion of the Thermothelomyces thermophilus ATCC 42464 chromosome 5, complete sequence genome contains these proteins:
- a CDS encoding ubiquitin carboxyl-terminal hydrolase-like protein (1| ubiquitin carboxyl-terminal hydrolase [Glomerella graminicola M1. 001] Contains conserved domain COG5077[COG5077], Ubiquitin carboxyl-terminal hydrolase): MSARPATPASPKNYKVKSPQPGQPMYGCEHLQRLFNQDQATTNTSIQHYKAILRSIFDTNPLVPQTSKAADGIVITSLTPTYLCLQCPSTLTEDDRTKHGSKKSHRFYVDSKSGALYCQMCDDIVWDPTFEELRLKKIGTGTFSSRKRKHEELFETSDPVRDNPTYITSNTTIASCKSSGLRGIYNAGATCYQNVVLQSFLHNPILRNYYLSDGHSSSTCNVPYCLSCAMDDMFQDFYALETTNGYTAANILSGFWFSDRRAFDNLVTTKEQDAHEFFQFLAEELHERNGDGKKPETGSEHSCNCIIHQTFYGKLQSTTTCQNCSGVTHQVQSFLDLNLPLENLSHKKGKKTTSRGQLTLQECLEEEYVKSDKCEYRCNNCSSMQQARRQTTIKRLPNVLSIQLKRFEYKQGRNERAAKIDTPVQFPLELNMLPYTNRGRTISSNGHDGGKENYELARSCTYDLLSVVVHVGEIDTGHYVSYCRVGDQWFAFNDHRVELAQKSDVLNSKAYLLFYIVRSLS, translated from the exons ATGTCAGCGAGGCCAGCTACACCGGCTTCGCCGAAGAACTACAAAGTCAAGTCGCCTCAACCAGGGCAGCCCATGTACGGGTGTG AACACCTCCAGAGACTCTTCAACCAGGACCAAGCGACCACGAACACCTCCATTCAACACTACAAGGCGATCCTGCGGAGCATCTTCGATACAAACCCCCTGGTCCCGCAGACCTCCAAGGCCGCCGACGGCATTGTCATTACTTCGCTCACTCCCACATACCTTTGCCTCCAATGCCCCTCGACCCTCACCGAGGACGATAGGACCAAGCATGGCAGCAAGAAGTCGCACAGATTCT ATGTTGACTCAAAGAGCGGTGCTCTGTACTGCCAAATGTGTGATGACATCGTTTGGGATCCTACCTTTGAGGAGCTGAGGTTGAAGAAGATCGGAACAGGGACCTTTTCGA GTCGAAAACGCAAGCACGAGGAGCTTTTTGAGACGTCGGATCCCGTTCGGGACAACCCGACGTACATCACGTCGAATACAACCATAGCGTCGTGCAAATCCAGCGGCCTCCGGGGCATCTACAATGCCGGCGCCACCTGCTACCAGAACGTTGTCCTCCAGAGCTTCCTTCACAACCCCATTCTCCGCAACTACTACCTCAGCGACGGCCACTCCAGCAGCACCTGCAACGTGCCATATTGCCTGAGCTGTGCCATGGACGATATGTTTCAGGACTTCTACGCGTTGGAAACCACCAACGGATATACGGCAGCCAACATCCTCTCCGGGTTCTGGTTTAGCGACAGGAGGGCGTTCGACAACCTGGTGACGACCAAGGAGCAGGATGCCCACGAGTTCTTCCAGTTCCTCGCCGAGGAACTGCACGAGCGCAACGGTGACGGCAAGAAGCCCGAGACTGGGAGCGAGCACAGTTGCAACTGCATCATCCACCAAACATTCTACGGCAAGCTGCAGAGCACCACGACCTGCCAAAACTGTAGCGGCGTGACCCACCAAGTACAGAGCTTCTTGGATCTCAACCTCCCGCTGGAGAACCTGTCCCATAAAAAGGGCAAGAAGACCACATCAAGAGGGCAGCTGACGTTGCAGGAGTGTCTTGAGGAGGAGTACGTCAAGTCGGACAAGTGCGAGTACCGCTGCAATAACTGCAGCTCGATGCAGCAGGCGCGCCGGCAAACGACCATCAAGCGGCTACCGAATGTGCTGTCGATTCAGCTTAAA CGATTCGAGTATAAGCAAGGCCGCAATGAACGTGCCGCCAAGATTGACACGCCCGTTCAGTTTCCGCTCGAGCTCAACATGCTTCCCTACACCAACCGCGGCCGCACCATCAGCAGCAACGGCCACGACGGTGGCAAGGAGAACTACGAGCTGGCGCGCTCCTGTACCTACGATCTGCTCAGCGTGGTCGTGCACGTGGGCGAGATCGACACGGGCCACTACGTGTCGTACTGCCGGGTTGGCGACCAG TGGTTTG